CGAGACGGTGTCCTGGAACTTCCGCGTCGTGCCGTTGGACCTGAGATAGATGCCGCGATCCGCCTGGTCGTGGCGGGCCTCGATCCGAGTCTCCCAGCCGTCGCCCAGGTAGAAGTGAGCGGTGAGCGTGCCTTCTCCCACGGTGCCGTTCGTTCCGATCAAGAGGCGGGAGCCGTCATCCTGCATGAGTTCCCCGCGGAGCGTGAGGCCGAACGAATCCAGGGGCTTCCAGTGGACATAGCCCGCGCCGCCCCACCAGTTGGCGAAGCCGGAGCCGCCGATGCCCTCTTCCTTGCCCAGGTCGAAGTTGAGGCCGACGATCCACTTGTCGTTCGGGGTCCATGTGCCGACGAAGTCGACCAGGCCCCTCAAATTTCCGTCGGAGCCGGGCTGCTCCGGCCCAAAGGTCCCTTGGAGAGAGAGAAGCAAGGTGTCGATGGGCTTATAAACCAGTTGGGCCAGGATCGATTTCCCCTTGTTGTTATCCCCGATCAGGTCCCAGCCGTTGACCACGCCCACCATCCCGGTGAATTTGTCCGAAAAGGGATAGGTCATGGTGACGCCCGTATGGGTGAACGGGATCGCGAATCCAAAAAGGAGCGAGCGGGACGTGTTCAGATTGTAGGCGCTCTCGATCACTTCGTAGCCAATGGGGGTCACGAAATGCCCGGCACGGAAGGTGATTCCGTTGCCGACGTTGGCGGTCAGATCGGCATAGGCCTGCTGAACGCCGAACTCGTCGACGCCGATGACGCCGCCCTTCAGGACGTCGACGGCCGCCACGTCCTCGCCGTAGTTGAGATCCAGCCTGAACTTGACCCAATCGGCCGGCGCGTTCTCGATGGCGATCTCCGCCAGGTTGAAGTCGAAGTTGTTGTGCCGCGTGTCGAAGACCCGCAGCGTATTCAACCCCGGGCACCCGGCCGCCGGACACGCCGGGTTGTTGAAGTTGAAGTTGTAACTCGTGGCGAAATTGCCCGTCACCTTGGTCTTGTCCCAGAAGGACGCCGACCCCGACTCTTCTTCCGCGAACGCCGTGGAGGACAAGGCCATCAGCCCCGCCGCCAGCAGCGCAAGCGCCCTGCCCTTGCTTCTGTCCCTGCTCGTCTTCATACGAACCTCCTTAAGAGAGAATGATTGCGGGAGAGATTTGCCCTGAAATCTCTCCCTTGGAAGCAGCGCAGTGCAACCCGCATGCCATGGCGCGTCAACCGCCGAAGTACGTGTAACCCGTTAAAATATCTTAATTGTTTGGAAGGCGCGGCGATCCCCGAGTTGCCTGTTTCCTAGGCAGAGCCCATATTTTCGTCTTTTTAGTGACGCTTCACGCCCCGATAGACCATGATCTCGGACATCTCTTCTTCGCGTTTCTCGGGCTTCTCGAAGAGCAGAATGGGCAGGATGACGACGGAAAGTCCGGCGAATCGGAGGCGGCGCTGGATGGCGTAGGCCGTCTCGTTGTGAAGGATGCGGTGGTACCACTTGGGCTCCTGAAAGACGAGCTCGCTGCCGAAAAACACGGCGCCGGAATATTGCCGTGAAAGCTCGATGCACAGATCGGCGGCTTCGCTCACCACGTCGGTGCCCACGCGGAAGGCGGCTTCGGCCGGTATGCCGAGCCCGTGAGCCAGATCGACGTAATACTTCAGCGACTCCATGACCCTCTCCTCCATCTCCTTCACGCCGTGGTCGGCCTTGAAAAATTCCGAGTTGATCACGCCGATCGAGAGGAAGACCACGTTGTGGAAGGTGTGGGGGAAGAGACGGAAGATCGTGAAGAGGGTATGGATGCCCATCCGGCTGTGTCCGCCGCCCACCAAGATAACGGCCGTGGGCTTCGTGGGATCGACCTTCGGAACCCTGGCGCCCTTGTCCTGCTTTCCGCTCGGAACCATCGGAATCCCCTCGAACGTCTCACCGATCTCCAGCACCAGTGCGGCCACGTTGCGGTAGTGCTTTCGGATGACTTTGCAGAGAAGGATGAGGGCCAGCGTCACCGCGACGGTCACCCAGCCCCCCTCCGTGAACTTTTCGATTACCATGACGAGCAGAATGCCGGCGCACAGGATGAAGCCGACGCCGTGGAGAAAAAGATTCCTCAGCCAGGGGGAACGCAAGTTCCCCTTCATCCGTTGGATCCAGAACCGGCACATGCCGAGTTGGGAGAGGGAAAAGGTCACGAAGACGTTGATGGAATACATGACCACCAGCATCCGGACGTCGCCGCGCGTGTAGGCCAGCGTCGCGAGCGCGGCCACTCCCATCAGGATGACGCCCCGTTGGATGGTCAGGCGGTCTGACAACGTCGCGAAACGCCGGGGGAGCCAGAGATCGGAGGCCAAGTTCGCCATGACCGGCGGGCCGTCGATGAAACCGGTCTGGGCCGCGACGAGCAGCAGGAGGGCCGCCGCGAACATGGTGGACCAGACGAACCAGTGCCCGACGGGAAGTCCCCCCAGGGTGAAATCGCCGAAGAGGGTTGTGGATAACGTGGCATTCAACGTCTGGCCGTACACAGGCTGTATCCGCAAAAGCATGTAGCTCAAAAGGAGTCCGCCGGCCGTCACGGCGAGCGAAACTCCCATATAAATCATCGTTTTCTTGCCGGTCTCCACCTTGGGATCCCGTAAGACCCCCATGCCGTTGGAGACGCCCTCGATCCCGGTGTACGTGCCGCCGCCCATGGAATAGGCACGGATAAAGACGAGAAAGAGCCCCCAAGCCCCGAGGGACGAGACCCCTTCCTGAAACCTTTGCCGGGTGTCGCCGACGACCCCGCCCACATCGCCCAAGTGAAAGAAGAGGCTCCCGCCGATCAAGACGGCGTGCGTGACGAGGAAGAGGACGAAGATCGGGATGAGCATCTTGACCGATTCCTTGACGCCCCGGAGATTGGTGATCATCAGGACGAAGATGGTCGCGAACTCGACCAGGATCTTGTAGGGCTGCCAATCGAGGGGCAGGAGGCTGAAGATGGCGTCGCCGCCGGCGGAAATCGAGACCGTGATGGTGAGGACGTAGTCGACGAGCAGGGCCGCTCCGGAGGTGACACCCGCCGCGTTCCCCAAGAGTTTCGTCGCTACGAGGTAACCGCCGCCTCCCTGGGGAAAGTGCTCGATAATCTTGCTATAGGACAGGGCGATGATGAAGATCGTCAAAGCCGTGGCCAAGACTAAGAAAGGCGCCAGATAGGTATGCGCCCCCAGCGCCCGGAAGGCCTCGTCCGGTCCGTAGGCCGACGAGGACATGCCGTCGGCGCCCAAACCGATCCAGGCGAGCAGCGGAACCAGGGAGATGTGATGGCCGAGGGAGGGATCGTAGACGTTGCGCGCGGGCCCTAGGATCGCATGCCGGACCCGGGACCAAAAGCTTTCGGGAAGCTGCTGGGTGTTCGGCACAGTGGGTGGGGGTCCTACGCGAGGTGTTAAGAAATTGTCAAGAAGCCCCTACTTCAGGGAGGTCAGAATGTCGTTATCCCACGAGAATGTCAGTGGTTTTCTGTTTTTCGCCAGGTTCTTTTGAAGCGCGTATCCGACGAGCAAGGGGACGGCGACCGAGGGTTCCACGAAGGCCATCGCCTTGTTGGCCTTGGTACCGATCTTGCCCCAGGAGGTCGCCTCGTCCAGGGTGCTGCCGGACAGACCGCCCCAGTGGGGGACGTCCGTCGTCACCTGCAGGGCGTAGGTGTGGCCGCCCGTGTCCTTGTTGAAGATGTAGCCCATGACGACCGAGTCGTTGATGTAGTTCTTGGGCACCCCGCCGGCGATGTAGATGGCCGCCGTTTTCTTGGACTTCACCACGCACTGCGTCAGCTCATAGTTGTCGCGGATGGAATTGATGACGACCCCCTCGCGCCCGTCCTTGACGCAGCGGTGATAATGCTCGGTGAGTCCGATGCCGATGGAGGAGTCGTTGATCGCCGGCGAAAAAACGGGGATCCCCTTCTTGACCGCGGTCCCGAGGATGGAATGGTCGTCCTTCACCGTCCCGCCGAGCTTTTCCAGAAAGGACCGGGAGGAATAGACGCCCGGCGTGAGCGTGTCGGCGAACTGCCCGATCCAACAATCCGTCTCCCAGAATTTTTCCTCGTCGACGTAGGTATCGTAGATGCGGTCGATGTACAGATCACGCAGCTTGACGTCGTCGGCGCCCGGCGTGCCCTTGAAATGATGGAAACCGCGCGACTGGTAGAAATCCTGGTACAGGACGGCGCCGGTGGAGACGACGACGTCCACCAGGCCGAAGGCGATCATGTCGCGGATGGTCTTGCGGAGCCCCGCGGCGACGAGAGGCCCCGCGAGTCCGAGAAAAACCGTCGGCCGGTCGGGATCGGAGAGCATGTTTTCCAACACCTCGGCGCAGCGTCCGATGTGGCGCGCCTGAATGGACATGTCCTTGAAGGAATCGACGAGGTCCGCGATGGTCTTTGCCTTCTCGAGATCGAGCGCCTTCACCGTTTCGGAAAGCATTTCCTTTTTTTCGCGCTTCTTGGCGGGGTCCGTCACCTCGACGGAGTAGACCTCATGACTCTTCGCAGGATTTGTTTCTCGCGCCTTCGGCATAATAGAAAAATTTTTGGAAATTTTTCCTAATACACCATTTCTCAATTTCCCTTGTCAACGAAAACCCTCGCTTTTTGGCCGAAAAATGGACATGAATCGCGCGCGGGGAAATCATCGTGCTGGAAATTTTTCTTCATCTCGACGCACATCTGAACGCATGGATCACGATGCTGGGACCTTGGGTCTACGTGCTCTTGTTCGTCGTCGTTTTTTGCGAGACGGGCCTGGTCGTCATGCCGTTTCTTCCGGGAGACTCGCTCCTCTTCACGCTCGGAGCCGTTGCGGCCGTCGATGGATCGCCCCTCAAACTTTCCATGCTTCTGGGAATCCTGACCGCGGCGGCGATTTTGGGCGACGCGGTCAACTACGGCATCGGCCGGCGTCTTGGTCCGAAAGTTTTCCGCGCCGACCGGCGCTGGCTCAATCACAATCATCTGGTTCAGACGCAGAATTTTTACGAGCGCCACGGAGGCAAGACCATCCTTCTCGCGCGCTTTCTCCCCATCATCCGGACCTTCGCTCCGTTCGTCGCGGGCGTCGGAAGAATGAACTACGCCCGCTTCGCGGCCTTCAACGTCTCCGGCGCGGTTCTCTGGGTCGTGGCCTGCTTGCTGGCCGGGTACTTTTTCGGTAACATTCCCGTCGTCAAACGGAACTTCGAAGCGGTCATCGTCGGCATCGTCTTGGTCTCCATGCTCCCGCTCCTGATCCGGCTCGTTTCGGCGAAGTTCAAGAAGCGGAGGCTCCATGACTCCGTTCCGGAACGAAACACCGGCGAAGTTTGAGGAAAAAGCCGCCACCCTCGAAGAGGCGGCGCGCGCCGTCCAACGCGCCCGCCAAGGCGCCCGGGCGTGGGCCGAAACGTCCGCCGCCGATCGCTCCTCCCTTCTCCTCAGGGCGGCGGAGATCCTCCGCAGGGACCGTTCCCATCTGACCGCATGGATCCTCCTCGAGGTCCACAAGAACTGGAAGGAGGCCGACGCGGACGTCTGCGAGGCGATCGACTTCCTCGAATACTACGCCCGCGAGGCGCTCCGCATCGCGGAGGAAGGGCTTCCGATGAAACCGGCCGGGGTCGCCGCCGTCATCGCGCCTTGGAATTTCCCCCTCGCCATATTGGCCGGCATGACCTCCGCCGCCCTCGTCACGGGCAACGCCGTCCTCATGAAGCCCGCCGAGCAGTCCCCGGTCATCGCTCAAAGGCTTTTCGAGATCCTTGGGCAGGCCGGCTGCCCCGAGGGCGTCCTCCACTTTCTGCCCGGCCCCGGCGAGACGGTCGGCGACCTTCTCGTCCGTTCACCGGAGGTCGATCTGGTTTGCTTTACCGGCTCCAAGGAAGTGGGGATGCGGATCGCGGGACTGAAAAGGCGCGTGCTCGCCGAAATGGGCGGAAAAAATGCGATCGTCGTGGACGAGACCGCGGATCTGGAACGCGCCGTCGAAGGGACGATCCTCTCCGCCTTCGGATTCCAGGGCCAGAAGTGTTCGGCCTGTTCGCGCGCCATCGTCCTCCCGAAGGTTTACGACGAATTCCGGGAACGCCTCGTCGAGGCGGCGAAAAAAATCCGTGTCGGCGACCCGAAGGAGCCGGCGAACTTCATGGGGCCCGTGATCGACGGCGAGGCGGAGGCGAAGATCCGCCGCTACATCGAGATCGGGAAGACGGAGGGGAAACTGCTTTTTCAGGGTGAGTCCCCCGGCGAGCCTCGCTGCATCCCGCCGACGATCTTCGAGGCTGTCCCGTCCTCGGCGCGCGTCGCCCGGGAGGAGATCTTCGGTCCCGTGGTCTGCCTCATGCGCGCCAAGGACCTGACCGAGGCGATCCGGATCGCGAACGGCGTCCCCTACGACCTGACCGGCGGTCTGTTTTCGCGGGACCCGGAGGCGATCCGGCGGGCGCGCCGCGACTTCGAGGTGGGCAACCTCTATATCAACCGGAAGATCACCGGGGCCTTGGTCGCCTGCCAGCCGTTCGGCGGTTACCGCGTCTCGTCCCTGGGTTTCAAGGCGGGCGGTCCCGAGTATCTCTACCAATTCCTGGAGAGCCCGAAGATGCCCGAACCGCCGGCCAGACGCGAGCTTCCGAGCGTCGCCCCCGACGAGAGGAACGAATTGGTCTATATAAAGGAAGGGCCGAGGCTCTTGGGCAAGACGATTTGCGAGAAACTGATCTAACCATTCCTCAAAAATCCGAACCGTGCTAAGAGGAGGATCATTATGTCCGACAAAACCTACGCCGTCATGGGGGCCTCCGGCCACATCGGCCGCGTCGTCGCCGAGCGTCTCTTGGAGGAGGATCATGAGGTGATCGTCCTCGGGCGGTCCTCCGAAAGGCTCAAGGACCTGGCCGCGAAGGGGGCCAAGGTCCACGCCGGCGCTTTCGACGACGTCCAGTCCCTCACCCAGGCCTTCGCGGGGGCGGACGGAGTCTTCACGATGATCCCCCCGGACATGATGAGCCACGACTACCGCGCCTTCCAAGACCGCGCGGGGGAGGCCATCGCGCGAGCCGTCGCCCAGTCCAAAGTCGCGCATGTCGTGAACCTGAGCAGCGTGGGGGGCCACCTGCCGGAGAAGAGCGGGGTCATCTTGGGTCTGCACTTTCAAGAAGAGCGCCTGAACGCCCTGCCGGACTTGAACGTCGTCCACCTCCGTCCGCCCTCCTTCATGGAAAACCTCCTGGCTCTGATCGGCGTCGTCAAATCCCAGGGGGTCCTGGGCGCGGCCTTGAGGCCCGATTTGAAGATCCCGATGATCGCGACGAAGGACATCGCCGAACGCGCGGCCTCCCTCCTCTCGAACCTCGATTTTTCGGGAAAGTCGGTCCAGGAGATTCTGGGAGAGCGCGACCTTTCGATGTCCGAGGCGGCCTCCGTCCTCGGGCGGGCCATCGGCAAACCGGATCTGCCCTACGTCCAATTCCCTTACGAGGGCGTCGAGGCGGCGATGCTGAAGACGGGTTTTCCCGCCAAGACCGTCCGTCTCATGATCGAGATGTACCGGGGCTTCAACGAGGGGATCATCGCCCCGACGGAGCCGCGCACCAAGCGGAACACGACGCCGACCTCGATCGAAGAGTTCGCCAAGACCGTCTTCGCCCCCGCCTATTCAAAGGAGGCTTCATGACCTTTTGGAAAAAACCCAAATTCATCGCCTGGACCCTGCTCCTCCTCCTGTTCCTGATCGTCATCCTTCAAAACGTCGAGCCCACGCAGGTGGACTTTCTCTTCTGGTCCCTGCCCGCCATGCCCAAGCTCGTGCTGATCCTGCTCTCGATGATCGCCGGGGCCGGCTTGGCCCTGGTGGGCGCGCGGGAGTTCCGGTCCCACGGCCGGGACGGGACCCACAAAGACTGACCCTACGGCTTGATCCTTCCCGCGAACTATGGTGAACTGTTCCATTATGCAGCGCCCCAACGGCAAACTCGATTGCGCGACCTGCGGCTCCCGCGTCCTCGGGGTCCTTTGCAGCCTGGACAAGGCCGGCTTGGAGGAGTGCTCCGAACACAAGACGACCAACCAGTACAAGAAGGGCCAGGTCATCTTTTATGAGGGCAACCAATCCTACGGCCTGTATTGCATCTTCGCGGGCCGGGTGAAGCTCTACAAGACGGGCGTCGACGGACGGCAGCAGATCGTGAGGATCGCCGGGCCGGGAGACCTCCTGGGCTACCGCTCCCTCTTCGCCGAGGAGCCGTATGCGGCCACGGCGGAGGTCCTGGAGGACGCCACCATCTGCTGCGTCGACCGCAACGCCTTTTTCCCCCTCCTCTCCAAGAACCCCCAGCTCTCGCTCAACATCATCCGCAAGCTCGCCCGCGAACTCCGGGATGCGGAGGACCTGGCCACCAGCATCGCGCACCGCTCCGTCCGCGAGCGCATGGCCGAGCTCCTCCTCATGCTCAAGGAGACCTACGGGAAGCCCGTCAAGTCGGGCGTCCGGATCGACCTGCAGCTCTCCCGGGAGGAAATGGCGGACATGATCGGGGTCACGCAGGAAACGGCCATCCGGCTCCTCTCGGAGTTCAAAAAGGACGGCCTGATCGACGTCAAGGAGAGGGACATCACCGTCCTGGACGCCAAGGGCCTCGTCGAAACCGCCAACATTCCACTCTAGATCTCCCGGGGACCTGATCAAGATCATGTCGCCCCCTCCCAAAAAGGGCTAATTTGTATTCTATGGACATGCAGCACGGCGCCGGCCAGACCGGCGATTTGCCTTGGGAGGGGCTGCTCTCACAGGGGCAGGCCCTCACCTTTCGCCGGGGCCAGACCCTCATCTACAAGGACCATAGTCCCTACGGCGTGTTCGTCATCCTGCGAGGCCGCGTCGAGCTGACCGGCGGAACCGAGGAATGCGAGCACGAAGAAATAAAACGAATTCCCCAGGGCGACGTGGTGGGACTCCACTCCGTGCTCAACGGAACGCACTCCTGCTGCGACGTCGTCGCCGCCGAGGACTGCCGGACCATCTTCATTTCAAAGACACTACTCCTCCAATACGCCTCGGCGTGCTAAGATACGCCCACACCCAAGGGTGCGATTCAGACTCTCGAATTGCCGGAGGATTTCATCGTGTCCCAACTCTCCCCCAACGCCCTCCGGGTGATGGAGGCGCGGTATCTCGGGCGTGACACCCGCGGACGCGTCGTGGAGACGCCCGCGGAGGCGTTCCGGAGGGTCGCGCGGGCCGTCGCCTCGGCGGAAACGGTCTGGGGCGGTTCCGCCCGTTTTTGGTCCGGGGAATTTCTCCGGATGATGGAGGAGTTGGAGTTCCTGCCCAACAGCCCGACGCTCATGAACGCGGGCTTGCCCCTGGGCCAGCTCTCGGCCTGCTTTGTCCTGCCCGTGGACGACACGATGGAAGGCATCTTCGAGGCCGTCAAGCGCATGGCCCTGGTTCAGCGCACGGGCGGCGGCACCGGCTTTTCCTTTTCGCGGCTCCGGCCCCGCGGATCGTTCATCGTCTCCACCGGCGGCGAGGCCTCGGGCCCCGTCTCCTTCATGAAGATCTTCGACGCCGCGACCGAAAACATCAAGCAGGGCGGACGGCGGCGCGGCGCGAACATGGGCATCCTGCGCGTGGATCATCCCGACATCCTCGAATTCATCGACGCCAAGCGCGACGGAAAGACGCTCCAGAACTTCAACCTCTCCGTCGGCGCGACCGACGCCTTTCTCAAGGCCGCGCGTTCGGGGAAACGCTACGACCTCCTGCACCCCCGCACCCGCAGGAAGACCGGCTCGCTCAAGGCGGCCGAGGTCTTCCGGCGCATCGCCGAGGCCGCCTGGGCGACGGGCGATCCGGGGCTCATTTTCCTGGACGCCATCAACCGCGCCAACCCGACCCCCCGCCTGGGCGCGATCGAGGCCACCAACCCCTGCGGCGAGATCCCCCTGCTCCCCTACGAGGCGTGCAACCTGGGCTCGATCAACCTCTCGCGGATGCTCGTCCGCAAGGGACGCAAACCGGAGATCGACTGGAAGAAGCTGGGGGAGACGGCCCGGAAGGGCGTGCGCTTTCTGGACGACGTCGTGGAGGTCAACCGCTATCCGTTCCCGGAAATCGACAAGATGACGCGCGGCAACCGGAAGATCGGGCTCGGCGTCATGGGATTCGCCGAACTGCTCCTGTTGCTGGGGATCCCCTACGACGACGCCGAGGCCGCGCGGCTGGGCTCACGGGTCATGCGCTTTCTCGCCGGCGAGGCCCGGGAGGCCTCGCGCCGCCTCGCCCGCGAGCGCGGCGTCTTCGCGCATTGGAAGGGAAGCGTGCACGAGCGGCGAAGGATCCGCCTCCGGAACGCCACCTTGACCGCCATCGCCCCGACCGGAACCATCAGCATCATCGCGGGCACCAGCTCGGGCATCGAGCCCCTCTTCGCGCTCGCCTACCGGCGCCGCGCCCTGGAAGGAAAAACGCTCATCGACGCCAATCCGATCTTTATCGCCCACTTGAAGGAGAACGGACTTCACCGGAAGGACGTCCTCAAGGCCGTCGCCCGGACCGGGAGCCTGAAGAGCGTGAAAGGGATTCCCGAAGCGACGCGCCGCCTCTTCACGACGGCCTTGGAGATCCCGGTGAACGCCCACCTGGCGATCCAGGCCGCGTTTCAGGAGCACGTGGACAATTCCGTCTCCAAGACGATCAACCTCCCCAAGGAATCGACCCCCGGCGACGTCGCCCGCGCCTATTGGTCCGCCTGGGACCTGGGGCTCAAGGGGATCACGATCTACCGCTACGGCAGCAAGCCGACGCAGGTCCTGGAGGTGGGCACCGGCGAGGATCCGCTTCAATACGAATATTCCCCCAAGTGCGACCCCACGGAGTGCAGACTCTAATGGGCGGGCTGCTCCTTCGCGACGTTCTCGTCATCTTTCTGGTCGCCGTCCCTTTCATCGTCCTGGTCCACCGCCTGCGGCTGCCCGCGCTGATCGGGTTTCTGCTCACGGGCGCCCTCATCGGACCGCACGGCATCAGGCTGGTGGAGGACGCGCATCGGATCGAGATCCTGGCCGAGATCGGCGTCACGCTCCTCCTCTTCACCATCGGCCTCGAATTCTCGCTGGCCTCCTTCGCGAAGCTCAGGACCTACGTCGTCAAGGGCGGCCTCCTTCAGATTGCGGGGACGGTGACCGCCGGCATCGCCGTGGGATGGGCGATGCGCTGGCCGGTTCAGCAGGGCGTCTTTTTCGGGTGCGTGATCGCCCTGTCCAGCACGGCCGTGGTGCTGTCGGCCCTGATGAACGAACGCATGCACGAATCCCTGCCGGGGAGAATCGGCACGGGCATCCTCATCCTGCAGGACCTGGCCGTCATTCCGATGATCGCCCTCCTCCCGTCGCTCGGTCCCTCCGAGTCCGGCGAGTTTTGGAGTCACACCCTTCTCCACCTGGGCCAGATCGCGGTCCTCTTCGCCCTCACGTTCGTCGCCATCCGCTTTCTCGCGGGAGGCGTCCTGCGGATCATCTCCAAGACGCGAAGCCGCGAGCTCTTTCTCATCACCGTCATCGTCTTTGCGCTGGGCATGGCGTGGATCACCCATCAGATGAGCCTGTCGTTCGCGCTTGGGGCCTTTCTCGGCGGGCTCATGGTGGGCAGCACCGATTTTCAGGGCGAGGCCCTCGCGGAGGTCTCGCCGTTCCGGTATTGCTTCAACAGCCTTTTCTTCGTCTCCATCGGCATGTTGTTGGACTTCGCGTTTCTGAGACAGAACCTGGCCACGATCGCCCTGCTCGTCGTCCTGATCCCCGCCTTGAAATGGGCCATCACCACCGGCTCCCTCCTCCTCTTGCGCGCGCCCCTTCGGATCTCCGCCAACGTCGGCATCCTCCTCGGACAGATCGGCGAGTTTTCCTTCCTGCTCGCGACCCTGGGACGCACCTTGAACGTCATCGATTTCACGTTCTACCAATACATCGTGGCGACGGCGGTCGCGACCATGTTCGCCACGCCGCTCATGGTCAAGTGGTCCCTTCCGCTTTCCGAGCGCATCGCCCGCCTGCCGGGCCTCAAGAAGATCGGATCGTCCGCGGAAGAATGGTCATTGGAGGAAGCGGTCTCCGCCATGAAGGGTCACGTCATCGTCTGCGGCTTCGGCCCCCTGGGGGAGACGCTGGGGCGGATCCTGGACGACTACAAGATCCCCCACGTCATTCTGGAATTGAACCCCGAGACGATCGAACGCACCAAGACGGCCAAGCCGAATATTTTTTTCGGGGACGGGGCCTCGGAAGACATCCTTTACAAGAGCGGGATCGAGCGCGCCAAAATGCTTGCGATCACGATCCCCGACTACTTCAACAACGTGGCGACCATCCGCCAGGCCCGCCGCCTGAGCGGCGGCATTTCCATCATCGCCCGGGCCAAATACCGGAAAGAGGTCCAGGACCTCTACGAGGCGGGGGCCGATATCGTGGTGTCCGAGGAACTGGAAGGCGGCATCGAAATGGGCCGGTAT
This bacterium DNA region includes the following protein-coding sequences:
- a CDS encoding NmrA family NAD(P)-binding protein codes for the protein MSDKTYAVMGASGHIGRVVAERLLEEDHEVIVLGRSSERLKDLAAKGAKVHAGAFDDVQSLTQAFAGADGVFTMIPPDMMSHDYRAFQDRAGEAIARAVAQSKVAHVVNLSSVGGHLPEKSGVILGLHFQEERLNALPDLNVVHLRPPSFMENLLALIGVVKSQGVLGAALRPDLKIPMIATKDIAERAASLLSNLDFSGKSVQEILGERDLSMSEAASVLGRAIGKPDLPYVQFPYEGVEAAMLKTGFPAKTVRLMIEMYRGFNEGIIAPTEPRTKRNTTPTSIEEFAKTVFAPAYSKEAS
- a CDS encoding APC family permease — translated: MPNTQQLPESFWSRVRHAILGPARNVYDPSLGHHISLVPLLAWIGLGADGMSSSAYGPDEAFRALGAHTYLAPFLVLATALTIFIIALSYSKIIEHFPQGGGGYLVATKLLGNAAGVTSGAALLVDYVLTITVSISAGGDAIFSLLPLDWQPYKILVEFATIFVLMITNLRGVKESVKMLIPIFVLFLVTHAVLIGGSLFFHLGDVGGVVGDTRQRFQEGVSSLGAWGLFLVFIRAYSMGGGTYTGIEGVSNGMGVLRDPKVETGKKTMIYMGVSLAVTAGGLLLSYMLLRIQPVYGQTLNATLSTTLFGDFTLGGLPVGHWFVWSTMFAAALLLLVAAQTGFIDGPPVMANLASDLWLPRRFATLSDRLTIQRGVILMGVAALATLAYTRGDVRMLVVMYSINVFVTFSLSQLGMCRFWIQRMKGNLRSPWLRNLFLHGVGFILCAGILLVMVIEKFTEGGWVTVAVTLALILLCKVIRKHYRNVAALVLEIGETFEGIPMVPSGKQDKGARVPKVDPTKPTAVILVGGGHSRMGIHTLFTIFRLFPHTFHNVVFLSIGVINSEFFKADHGVKEMEERVMESLKYYVDLAHGLGIPAEAAFRVGTDVVSEAADLCIELSRQYSGAVFFGSELVFQEPKWYHRILHNETAYAIQRRLRFAGLSVVILPILLFEKPEKREEEMSEIMVYRGVKRH
- a CDS encoding DedA family protein, with the protein product MLEIFLHLDAHLNAWITMLGPWVYVLLFVVVFCETGLVVMPFLPGDSLLFTLGAVAAVDGSPLKLSMLLGILTAAAILGDAVNYGIGRRLGPKVFRADRRWLNHNHLVQTQNFYERHGGKTILLARFLPIIRTFAPFVAGVGRMNYARFAAFNVSGAVLWVVACLLAGYFFGNIPVVKRNFEAVIVGIVLVSMLPLLIRLVSAKFKKRRLHDSVPERNTGEV
- a CDS encoding LapA family protein, translating into MTFWKKPKFIAWTLLLLLFLIVILQNVEPTQVDFLFWSLPAMPKLVLILLSMIAGAGLALVGAREFRSHGRDGTHKD
- a CDS encoding deoxyhypusine synthase family protein; the protein is MPKARETNPAKSHEVYSVEVTDPAKKREKKEMLSETVKALDLEKAKTIADLVDSFKDMSIQARHIGRCAEVLENMLSDPDRPTVFLGLAGPLVAAGLRKTIRDMIAFGLVDVVVSTGAVLYQDFYQSRGFHHFKGTPGADDVKLRDLYIDRIYDTYVDEEKFWETDCWIGQFADTLTPGVYSSRSFLEKLGGTVKDDHSILGTAVKKGIPVFSPAINDSSIGIGLTEHYHRCVKDGREGVVINSIRDNYELTQCVVKSKKTAAIYIAGGVPKNYINDSVVMGYIFNKDTGGHTYALQVTTDVPHWGGLSGSTLDEATSWGKIGTKANKAMAFVEPSVAVPLLVGYALQKNLAKNRKPLTFSWDNDILTSLK
- a CDS encoding porin yields the protein MKTSRDRSKGRALALLAAGLMALSSTAFAEEESGSASFWDKTKVTGNFATSYNFNFNNPACPAAGCPGLNTLRVFDTRHNNFDFNLAEIAIENAPADWVKFRLDLNYGEDVAAVDVLKGGVIGVDEFGVQQAYADLTANVGNGITFRAGHFVTPIGYEVIESAYNLNTSRSLLFGFAIPFTHTGVTMTYPFSDKFTGMVGVVNGWDLIGDNNKGKSILAQLVYKPIDTLLLSLQGTFGPEQPGSDGNLRGLVDFVGTWTPNDKWIVGLNFDLGKEEGIGGSGFANWWGGAGYVHWKPLDSFGLTLRGELMQDDGSRLLIGTNGTVGEGTLTAHFYLGDGWETRIEARHDQADRGIYLRSNGTTRKFQDTVSAEVVYAF
- a CDS encoding cyclic nucleotide-binding domain-containing protein, translated to MDMQHGAGQTGDLPWEGLLSQGQALTFRRGQTLIYKDHSPYGVFVILRGRVELTGGTEECEHEEIKRIPQGDVVGLHSVLNGTHSCCDVVAAEDCRTIFISKTLLLQYASAC
- a CDS encoding Crp/Fnr family transcriptional regulator, with product MQRPNGKLDCATCGSRVLGVLCSLDKAGLEECSEHKTTNQYKKGQVIFYEGNQSYGLYCIFAGRVKLYKTGVDGRQQIVRIAGPGDLLGYRSLFAEEPYAATAEVLEDATICCVDRNAFFPLLSKNPQLSLNIIRKLARELRDAEDLATSIAHRSVRERMAELLLMLKETYGKPVKSGVRIDLQLSREEMADMIGVTQETAIRLLSEFKKDGLIDVKERDITVLDAKGLVETANIPL
- a CDS encoding aldehyde dehydrogenase family protein, which gives rise to MTPFRNETPAKFEEKAATLEEAARAVQRARQGARAWAETSAADRSSLLLRAAEILRRDRSHLTAWILLEVHKNWKEADADVCEAIDFLEYYAREALRIAEEGLPMKPAGVAAVIAPWNFPLAILAGMTSAALVTGNAVLMKPAEQSPVIAQRLFEILGQAGCPEGVLHFLPGPGETVGDLLVRSPEVDLVCFTGSKEVGMRIAGLKRRVLAEMGGKNAIVVDETADLERAVEGTILSAFGFQGQKCSACSRAIVLPKVYDEFRERLVEAAKKIRVGDPKEPANFMGPVIDGEAEAKIRRYIEIGKTEGKLLFQGESPGEPRCIPPTIFEAVPSSARVAREEIFGPVVCLMRAKDLTEAIRIANGVPYDLTGGLFSRDPEAIRRARRDFEVGNLYINRKITGALVACQPFGGYRVSSLGFKAGGPEYLYQFLESPKMPEPPARRELPSVAPDERNELVYIKEGPRLLGKTICEKLI